The following coding sequences are from one Arachis hypogaea cultivar Tifrunner chromosome 7, arahy.Tifrunner.gnm2.J5K5, whole genome shotgun sequence window:
- the LOC112702695 gene encoding uncharacterized protein isoform X2 produces the protein MEIPEQRKWMYNRNLPNRGGLRQEFVNGVRHFIDTVKKQPQFVLEGGVLRCPCNKHKNKIFLTPDEVLLDLYKYGFMPRYWCWDSHGESPLHLNVDHDNQEGTCSSPHANVPIRNSYESMVVDAAGPELMSQFEEHMEEPPNAEAKKFYDLLQSAQRPLFEGCMDHSELSMAVKMLSIKAKGNVSQQIFDDFVKAMKEVMPKDNLLVSSFYEAKKLVSKLGMESNKIDCCINGCMLYYKEDDIPRKECKFCHSPRYKIGKKGKSVPLKRMHYLPLIPRLRRLYASMNTAPHMRCHFDHEFKGVIEHPSDSKAWKYFDRKHPQFSQEPRNVRLGLCADGFTPFGQSGKQYSCWPIIVTPYNLPPSMCMKTPYMFLSMIIPGPRNPKTRIDVYLQPLIDELKLLWEDGVLTYDIHSKSNFVMRAALLWTINDFPAYGMLSGWMIAGRLACPYCMERTKAFQLKNGGKPSWFDCHRQFLPDNHMFRRNKDAFYKNRIERSEPPPRLTGEQIWDIVQNYDKISDVEQLEIEGYGSMHNWTKRSIFWDLPYWRHNLIRHNLDVMHIEKNVFDNIFNTVMDIKEKTKDNAKARMDLSLYCKRKSLELPVQSGGKIIKPKANYTFTLQQKRAICEWVKELRMPDGYVSNLGRCVDMKEGKLYGMKSHDCHIFMERLLPIAFSSLPEQIWKPITELSQFFRDLCSTSLREDVLNKLEENIPIVLCKLERIFPPGFFDSMEHLPIHLPFEALLGGPVQYRWMYPFERFLHHLKKKVKNKAHVEGSIVESYLIEEISHFYDKEFSAAMNHILINCDEIKPYIEIFVDFIRQDHITLSDEQVDQFIEADFAEWFKNYVHDPLNNVTDSNIHSLAWGPLRIVKCWPIYKVNGFKFHTRSHSSGKSTQNYGICVKGTGYGEYENDFYGQLDEIIQVEYTGLPLKRVVLFKCEWFDPTIGKGTKVNKEYGIIQIRKNRRYVKYDPFIIAHKAIQVYFAPHPMSNTREKAEWWFIFKTKARGEIEIETTEDFAYQEDDTNQSNNHISNDIDIIVDLLDTNSTRYEEEEEEEEDNDDDDDDDDDELLGDEDEDMDEDENEDENDDDENNEDEDQNE, from the exons ATGGAAATTCCAGAACAACGAAAGTGGATGTACAATAGAAATTTACCAAATCGAGGAGGATTACGACAGGAATTTGTCAATGGTGTTCGACATTTTATTGATACAGTTAAAAAACAACCTCAATTTGTACTCGAAGGTGGTGTACTTAGATGTCCTTGcaacaaacataaaaataagatttttttaactCCGGATGAGGTTTTACTAGATTTATATAAATATGGTTTCATGCCAAGATACTGGTGTTGGGATTCACATGGAGAGAGTCCTTTGCACTTGAATGTAGATCATGATAATCAAGAAGGTACATGTTCTTCTCCGCATGCTAATGTGCCAATAAGAAATTCGTATGAATCTATGGTGGTCGATGCTGCTGGACCAGAATTGATGAGTCAATTTGAAGAACACATGGAGGAGCCTCCGAATGCAGAAgctaaaaaattttatgatttattacaGTCTGCTCAGCGCCCATTATTTGAGGGATGTATGGATCATTCAGAATTATCAATGGCAGTTAAAATGTTGAGTATAAAAGCTAAAGGGAATGTATCTCAACAGATCTTTGATGATTTCGTgaaagctatgaaagaagtgatgCCGAAGGATAACTTACTTGTCTCCAGTTTTTATGAAGCAAAGAAGTTAGTATCAAAACTTGGCATGGAAAGCAATAAAATTGATTGTTGCATTAATGGTTGTATGCTGTATTACAAGGAGGATGATATACCAAGAAAGGAATGTAAATTTTGTCATTCTCCAAGGTACAAGATAGGTAAAAAGGGTAAATCAGTGCCTTTGAAACGAATGCACTATTTACCGCTTATACCTCGTTTAAGAAGACTTTATGCTTCAATGAACACAGCACCTCACATGCGATGCCATTTTGATCACGAGTTTAAAGGAGTTATTGAGCATCCATCGGATTCAAAAGCATGGAAGTATTTTGATAGAAAACATCCACAATTTTCTCAAGAACCACGCAATGTCAGACTAGGATTATGTGCTGATGGATTCACCCCTTTTGGTCAATCTGGTAAACAATATTCATGTTGGCCAATAATTGTCACTCCTTATAACCTGCCTCCTTCTATGTGCATGAAAACTCCTTACATGTTTTTATCCATGATTATCCCTGGTCCTCGTAATCCCAAAACTAGGATTGATGTATACCTGCAGCCCTTGATTGATGAGCTAAAACTACTATGGGAAGATGGCGTTTTAACTTATGATATTCATTCCAAGTCAAATTTTGTAATGCGAGCTGCATTGTTGTGGACTATTAATGATTTTCCTGCATATGGAATGTTATCTGGATGGATGATAGCAGGCAGGCTAGCATGCCCATACTGTATGGAACGAACAAAGGCATTCCAATTAAAAAATGGGGGAAAGCCATCATGGTTTGATTGCCACAGACAATTCTTGCCAGATAATCACATGTTTAGAAGAAACAAGGATGCATTCTATAAGAATAGAATTGAAAGATCAGAACCTCCGCCAAGATTGACTGGAGAGCAAATATGGGATATAGTTCAGAATTATGATAAGATAAGTGATGTTGAGCAACTTGAGATAGAAGGATATGGAAGTATGCATAATTGGaccaaaagaagcatattttggGATTTGCCTTATTGGCGTCATAATTTAATCCGTCATAACCTTGATGTAATGCATATTGAGAAGAATGTATTTGATAATATATTCAATACTGTCATGGACATTAAAGAGAAGACTAAAGATAATGCAAAGGCTAGAATGGATCTGTCATTATACTGCAAGCGAAAAAGTTTAGAACTGCCAGTACAAAGTGGAGGTAAAATTATAAAACCCAAAGCAAACTACACATTTACCCTCCAGCAAAAGAGGGCAATATGTGAATGGGTGAAAGAGTTAAGGATGCCTGATGGATATGTTTCAAATTTAGGGAGATGTGTTGACATGAAAGAGGGCAAGTTATATGGAATGAAAAGTCATGATTGTCATATATTTATGGAACGTTTACTCCCAATCGCTTTTAGTTCATTGCCAGAGCAGATATGGAAGCCAATAACAGAGTTAAGTCAATTTTTTCGAGATTTATGCTCAACATCGTTACGAGAAGATGTTCTCAATAAGCTTGAAGAAAATATTCCAATTGTGCTATGCAAATTAGAACGTATTTTTCCTCCTGGATTTTTTGACTCAATGGAACATCTACCTATTCATTTGCCATTCGAAGCATTGCTCGGTGGTCCTGTGCAATATAGATGGATGTATCCTTTTGAGAG GTTTCTCCATCATCTTAAGAAAAaggtcaagaacaaagcacatgttGAAGGATCTATCGTTGAATCATACCTAATTGAGGAGATTTCTCACTTTT ATGACAAAGAATTCAGTGCAGCCATGAATCATATACTAATAAACTGTGATGAAATTAAGCCATATATTGA GATCTTTGTGGACTTCATACGCCAAGATCATATTACTTTAAGTGATGAACAAGTTGATCAATTTATTGAAGCGGATTTTGCAGAATGGTTTAAAAATTAT GTTCATGATCCTTTAAATAATGTGACAGATTCGAATATTCATTCTTTGGCATGGGGTCCTTTGAGAATTGTTAAATGTTGGCCTATCTACAAAGTCAATGGCTTCAAGTTTCACACAAGATCTCACTCGAGTGGAAAGTCAACTCAGAATTATGGAATATGTGTCAAAGGCACAGGTTATGGTGAATATGAAAATGACTTCTATGGCCAGCTTGATGAAATTATTCAAGTTGAGTATACTGGGCTACCACTAAAAAGAGTTGTACTATTTAAATGTGAATGGTTTGATCCCACGATCGGCAAAGGAACAAAAGTAAACAAAGAGTATGGAATCATACAGATTCGAAAGAATCGACGATATGTTAAATATGATCCGTTTATCATTGCACATAAAGCAATTCAAGTATATTTTGCACCTCATCCAATGAGCAACACCAGAGAAAAAGCAGAATGGTGGTTTATATTCAAGACTAAAGCAAGAGgtgagattgagattgaaacaacgGAGGATTTTGCATATCAAGAAGATGACACAAATCAATCTAACAATCATATCTCAAATGATATTGACATTATTGTTGATTTACTGGATACTAATAGTACAagatatgaagaagaagaagaagaagaagaagataatgatgatgatgatgatgatgatgatgatgagctaCTTGGGGATGAGGACGAAGACATGGATGAGGATGAGAACGAGGACGAGAACGACGACGACGAGAACAATGAGGATGAAGATCAAAATGAATAG
- the LOC112702695 gene encoding uncharacterized protein isoform X1, which yields MEIPEQRKWMYNRNLPNRGGLRQEFVNGVRHFIDTVKKQPQFVLEGGVLRCPCNKHKNKIFLTPDEVLLDLYKYGFMPRYWCWDSHGESPLHLNVDHDNQEGTCSSPHANVPIRNSYESMVVDAAGPELMSQFEEHMEEPPNAEAKKFYDLLQSAQRPLFEGCMDHSELSMAVKMLSIKAKGNVSQQIFDDFVKAMKEVMPKDNLLVSSFYEAKKLVSKLGMESNKIDCCINGCMLYYKEDDIPRKECKFCHSPRYKIGKKGKSVPLKRMHYLPLIPRLRRLYASMNTAPHMRCHFDHEFKGVIEHPSDSKAWKYFDRKHPQFSQEPRNVRLGLCADGFTPFGQSGKQYSCWPIIVTPYNLPPSMCMKTPYMFLSMIIPGPRNPKTRIDVYLQPLIDELKLLWEDGVLTYDIHSKSNFVMRAALLWTINDFPAYGMLSGWMIAGRLACPYCMERTKAFQLKNGGKPSWFDCHRQFLPDNHMFRRNKDAFYKNRIERSEPPPRLTGEQIWDIVQNYDKISDVEQLEIEGYGSMHNWTKRSIFWDLPYWRHNLIRHNLDVMHIEKNVFDNIFNTVMDIKEKTKDNAKARMDLSLYCKRKSLELPVQSGGKIIKPKANYTFTLQQKRAICEWVKELRMPDGYVSNLGRCVDMKEGKLYGMKSHDCHIFMERLLPIAFSSLPEQIWKPITELSQFFRDLCSTSLREDVLNKLEENIPIVLCKLERIFPPGFFDSMEHLPIHLPFEALLGGPVQYRWMYPFERFLHHLKKKVKNKAHVEGSIVESYLIEEISHFCEYYFNQTSINAKQNDESDDSIEQNLSIFNLPGCLADECKTRYLDDKEFSAAMNHILINCDEIKPYIEIFVDFIRQDHITLSDEQVDQFIEADFAEWFKNYVHDPLNNVTDSNIHSLAWGPLRIVKCWPIYKVNGFKFHTRSHSSGKSTQNYGICVKGTGYGEYENDFYGQLDEIIQVEYTGLPLKRVVLFKCEWFDPTIGKGTKVNKEYGIIQIRKNRRYVKYDPFIIAHKAIQVYFAPHPMSNTREKAEWWFIFKTKARGEIEIETTEDFAYQEDDTNQSNNHISNDIDIIVDLLDTNSTRYEEEEEEEEDNDDDDDDDDDELLGDEDEDMDEDENEDENDDDENNEDEDQNE from the exons ATGGAAATTCCAGAACAACGAAAGTGGATGTACAATAGAAATTTACCAAATCGAGGAGGATTACGACAGGAATTTGTCAATGGTGTTCGACATTTTATTGATACAGTTAAAAAACAACCTCAATTTGTACTCGAAGGTGGTGTACTTAGATGTCCTTGcaacaaacataaaaataagatttttttaactCCGGATGAGGTTTTACTAGATTTATATAAATATGGTTTCATGCCAAGATACTGGTGTTGGGATTCACATGGAGAGAGTCCTTTGCACTTGAATGTAGATCATGATAATCAAGAAGGTACATGTTCTTCTCCGCATGCTAATGTGCCAATAAGAAATTCGTATGAATCTATGGTGGTCGATGCTGCTGGACCAGAATTGATGAGTCAATTTGAAGAACACATGGAGGAGCCTCCGAATGCAGAAgctaaaaaattttatgatttattacaGTCTGCTCAGCGCCCATTATTTGAGGGATGTATGGATCATTCAGAATTATCAATGGCAGTTAAAATGTTGAGTATAAAAGCTAAAGGGAATGTATCTCAACAGATCTTTGATGATTTCGTgaaagctatgaaagaagtgatgCCGAAGGATAACTTACTTGTCTCCAGTTTTTATGAAGCAAAGAAGTTAGTATCAAAACTTGGCATGGAAAGCAATAAAATTGATTGTTGCATTAATGGTTGTATGCTGTATTACAAGGAGGATGATATACCAAGAAAGGAATGTAAATTTTGTCATTCTCCAAGGTACAAGATAGGTAAAAAGGGTAAATCAGTGCCTTTGAAACGAATGCACTATTTACCGCTTATACCTCGTTTAAGAAGACTTTATGCTTCAATGAACACAGCACCTCACATGCGATGCCATTTTGATCACGAGTTTAAAGGAGTTATTGAGCATCCATCGGATTCAAAAGCATGGAAGTATTTTGATAGAAAACATCCACAATTTTCTCAAGAACCACGCAATGTCAGACTAGGATTATGTGCTGATGGATTCACCCCTTTTGGTCAATCTGGTAAACAATATTCATGTTGGCCAATAATTGTCACTCCTTATAACCTGCCTCCTTCTATGTGCATGAAAACTCCTTACATGTTTTTATCCATGATTATCCCTGGTCCTCGTAATCCCAAAACTAGGATTGATGTATACCTGCAGCCCTTGATTGATGAGCTAAAACTACTATGGGAAGATGGCGTTTTAACTTATGATATTCATTCCAAGTCAAATTTTGTAATGCGAGCTGCATTGTTGTGGACTATTAATGATTTTCCTGCATATGGAATGTTATCTGGATGGATGATAGCAGGCAGGCTAGCATGCCCATACTGTATGGAACGAACAAAGGCATTCCAATTAAAAAATGGGGGAAAGCCATCATGGTTTGATTGCCACAGACAATTCTTGCCAGATAATCACATGTTTAGAAGAAACAAGGATGCATTCTATAAGAATAGAATTGAAAGATCAGAACCTCCGCCAAGATTGACTGGAGAGCAAATATGGGATATAGTTCAGAATTATGATAAGATAAGTGATGTTGAGCAACTTGAGATAGAAGGATATGGAAGTATGCATAATTGGaccaaaagaagcatattttggGATTTGCCTTATTGGCGTCATAATTTAATCCGTCATAACCTTGATGTAATGCATATTGAGAAGAATGTATTTGATAATATATTCAATACTGTCATGGACATTAAAGAGAAGACTAAAGATAATGCAAAGGCTAGAATGGATCTGTCATTATACTGCAAGCGAAAAAGTTTAGAACTGCCAGTACAAAGTGGAGGTAAAATTATAAAACCCAAAGCAAACTACACATTTACCCTCCAGCAAAAGAGGGCAATATGTGAATGGGTGAAAGAGTTAAGGATGCCTGATGGATATGTTTCAAATTTAGGGAGATGTGTTGACATGAAAGAGGGCAAGTTATATGGAATGAAAAGTCATGATTGTCATATATTTATGGAACGTTTACTCCCAATCGCTTTTAGTTCATTGCCAGAGCAGATATGGAAGCCAATAACAGAGTTAAGTCAATTTTTTCGAGATTTATGCTCAACATCGTTACGAGAAGATGTTCTCAATAAGCTTGAAGAAAATATTCCAATTGTGCTATGCAAATTAGAACGTATTTTTCCTCCTGGATTTTTTGACTCAATGGAACATCTACCTATTCATTTGCCATTCGAAGCATTGCTCGGTGGTCCTGTGCAATATAGATGGATGTATCCTTTTGAGAG GTTTCTCCATCATCTTAAGAAAAaggtcaagaacaaagcacatgttGAAGGATCTATCGTTGAATCATACCTAATTGAGGAGATTTCTCACTTTTGTGAGTACTATTTTAACCAAACTAGCATCAACGCAAAGCAAAATGATGAAAGTGATGATTCAATTGAGCAAAATTTGTCTATTTTTAATTTGCCTGGTTGTTTGGCTGATGAATGCAAAACTCGTTATTTAGATGACAAAGAATTCAGTGCAGCCATGAATCATATACTAATAAACTGTGATGAAATTAAGCCATATATTGA GATCTTTGTGGACTTCATACGCCAAGATCATATTACTTTAAGTGATGAACAAGTTGATCAATTTATTGAAGCGGATTTTGCAGAATGGTTTAAAAATTAT GTTCATGATCCTTTAAATAATGTGACAGATTCGAATATTCATTCTTTGGCATGGGGTCCTTTGAGAATTGTTAAATGTTGGCCTATCTACAAAGTCAATGGCTTCAAGTTTCACACAAGATCTCACTCGAGTGGAAAGTCAACTCAGAATTATGGAATATGTGTCAAAGGCACAGGTTATGGTGAATATGAAAATGACTTCTATGGCCAGCTTGATGAAATTATTCAAGTTGAGTATACTGGGCTACCACTAAAAAGAGTTGTACTATTTAAATGTGAATGGTTTGATCCCACGATCGGCAAAGGAACAAAAGTAAACAAAGAGTATGGAATCATACAGATTCGAAAGAATCGACGATATGTTAAATATGATCCGTTTATCATTGCACATAAAGCAATTCAAGTATATTTTGCACCTCATCCAATGAGCAACACCAGAGAAAAAGCAGAATGGTGGTTTATATTCAAGACTAAAGCAAGAGgtgagattgagattgaaacaacgGAGGATTTTGCATATCAAGAAGATGACACAAATCAATCTAACAATCATATCTCAAATGATATTGACATTATTGTTGATTTACTGGATACTAATAGTACAagatatgaagaagaagaagaagaagaagaagataatgatgatgatgatgatgatgatgatgatgagctaCTTGGGGATGAGGACGAAGACATGGATGAGGATGAGAACGAGGACGAGAACGACGACGACGAGAACAATGAGGATGAAGATCAAAATGAATAG
- the LOC112702696 gene encoding LOB domain-containing protein 15 isoform X2 produces MFGCPETDEIAKKVKKEGELLLSSSCSESEIERMGRKQSLNTVTPCAACKLLRRRCAEECPFSPYFSPHEPQKFAAVHKVFGASNVSKMLMEVGEGQRADAANSLVYEANLRLRDPVYGCMGAISGLQQQIQTLQAEVNAVRAEILKYKYREAAATATATLISMNHHHHLPSNNNNNQAPIIINNNNDNNAANSSSQQQGISQPPPLPPPPLRPAPPNPSLPSPSTVVLSSSLSSSSASSVYNNTPPKTTLSHGSITSESVPYFA; encoded by the exons ATGTTTGGATGTCCTGAGacag atgagaTAGCAAAGAAGGTGAAGAAAGAGGgagaattattattatcatcaagtTGTAGTGAAAGTGAAATAGAAAGAATGGGGAGGAAGCAAAGCTTAAACACAGTGACACCATGTGCTGCTTGCAAGCTTCTTAGAAGAAGGTGTGCTGAGGAGTGTCCCTTCTCTCCTTATTTCTCACCACATGAGCCTCAAAAGTTTGCTGCTGTTCATAAAGTCTTTGGTGCAAGCAATGTCTCCAAGATGCTCATG GAAGTAGGAGAGGGGCAAAGAGCAGATGCAGCAAACAGTTTGGTATATGAAGCAAACTTGAGATTAAGAGATCCGGTTTATGGATGCATGGGTGCAATTTCAGGTttgcagcaacaaattcaaacatTGCAAGCGGAAGTCAATGCTGTTAGGGCTGAGATTCTCAAATACAAATATAGAGAAGCTGCTGCCACTGCCACTGCCACTCTCATTTCCatgaatcatcatcatcatcttccatctaataataataataatcaagcaCCAAttataatcaataataataatgataataatgctgCAAACTCTTCATCACAACAACAAGGTATTTCTcaacctcctcctcttcctcctccgccTTTGCGCCCTGCGCCGCCAAATCCATCTTTACCTTCACCTTCTACTGTTGTGCTTTCTTCATCTTTGTCTTCGTCTTCGGCTTCTTCTGTTTACAACAACACTCCACCTAAAACCACATTGAGTCATGGATCCATTACTAGTGAAAGTGTTCCTTACTttgcttaa
- the LOC112702696 gene encoding LOB domain-containing protein 15 isoform X1, translating into MFGCPETERIDEIAKKVKKEGELLLSSSCSESEIERMGRKQSLNTVTPCAACKLLRRRCAEECPFSPYFSPHEPQKFAAVHKVFGASNVSKMLMEVGEGQRADAANSLVYEANLRLRDPVYGCMGAISGLQQQIQTLQAEVNAVRAEILKYKYREAAATATATLISMNHHHHLPSNNNNNQAPIIINNNNDNNAANSSSQQQGISQPPPLPPPPLRPAPPNPSLPSPSTVVLSSSLSSSSASSVYNNTPPKTTLSHGSITSESVPYFA; encoded by the exons ATGTTTGGATGTCCTGAGacag aaagaatagatgagaTAGCAAAGAAGGTGAAGAAAGAGGgagaattattattatcatcaagtTGTAGTGAAAGTGAAATAGAAAGAATGGGGAGGAAGCAAAGCTTAAACACAGTGACACCATGTGCTGCTTGCAAGCTTCTTAGAAGAAGGTGTGCTGAGGAGTGTCCCTTCTCTCCTTATTTCTCACCACATGAGCCTCAAAAGTTTGCTGCTGTTCATAAAGTCTTTGGTGCAAGCAATGTCTCCAAGATGCTCATG GAAGTAGGAGAGGGGCAAAGAGCAGATGCAGCAAACAGTTTGGTATATGAAGCAAACTTGAGATTAAGAGATCCGGTTTATGGATGCATGGGTGCAATTTCAGGTttgcagcaacaaattcaaacatTGCAAGCGGAAGTCAATGCTGTTAGGGCTGAGATTCTCAAATACAAATATAGAGAAGCTGCTGCCACTGCCACTGCCACTCTCATTTCCatgaatcatcatcatcatcttccatctaataataataataatcaagcaCCAAttataatcaataataataatgataataatgctgCAAACTCTTCATCACAACAACAAGGTATTTCTcaacctcctcctcttcctcctccgccTTTGCGCCCTGCGCCGCCAAATCCATCTTTACCTTCACCTTCTACTGTTGTGCTTTCTTCATCTTTGTCTTCGTCTTCGGCTTCTTCTGTTTACAACAACACTCCACCTAAAACCACATTGAGTCATGGATCCATTACTAGTGAAAGTGTTCCTTACTttgcttaa
- the LOC112702696 gene encoding LOB domain-containing protein 15 isoform X3 has translation MGRKQSLNTVTPCAACKLLRRRCAEECPFSPYFSPHEPQKFAAVHKVFGASNVSKMLMEVGEGQRADAANSLVYEANLRLRDPVYGCMGAISGLQQQIQTLQAEVNAVRAEILKYKYREAAATATATLISMNHHHHLPSNNNNNQAPIIINNNNDNNAANSSSQQQGISQPPPLPPPPLRPAPPNPSLPSPSTVVLSSSLSSSSASSVYNNTPPKTTLSHGSITSESVPYFA, from the exons ATGGGGAGGAAGCAAAGCTTAAACACAGTGACACCATGTGCTGCTTGCAAGCTTCTTAGAAGAAGGTGTGCTGAGGAGTGTCCCTTCTCTCCTTATTTCTCACCACATGAGCCTCAAAAGTTTGCTGCTGTTCATAAAGTCTTTGGTGCAAGCAATGTCTCCAAGATGCTCATG GAAGTAGGAGAGGGGCAAAGAGCAGATGCAGCAAACAGTTTGGTATATGAAGCAAACTTGAGATTAAGAGATCCGGTTTATGGATGCATGGGTGCAATTTCAGGTttgcagcaacaaattcaaacatTGCAAGCGGAAGTCAATGCTGTTAGGGCTGAGATTCTCAAATACAAATATAGAGAAGCTGCTGCCACTGCCACTGCCACTCTCATTTCCatgaatcatcatcatcatcttccatctaataataataataatcaagcaCCAAttataatcaataataataatgataataatgctgCAAACTCTTCATCACAACAACAAGGTATTTCTcaacctcctcctcttcctcctccgccTTTGCGCCCTGCGCCGCCAAATCCATCTTTACCTTCACCTTCTACTGTTGTGCTTTCTTCATCTTTGTCTTCGTCTTCGGCTTCTTCTGTTTACAACAACACTCCACCTAAAACCACATTGAGTCATGGATCCATTACTAGTGAAAGTGTTCCTTACTttgcttaa